The following proteins come from a genomic window of Oncorhynchus clarkii lewisi isolate Uvic-CL-2024 chromosome 23, UVic_Ocla_1.0, whole genome shotgun sequence:
- the LOC139381267 gene encoding protein scribble homolog, protein MAGCRNAQANTSSSRSSSHNWPISGLRWVGASKELLHGGLNLFPVNDSVRGHCSSPEKDAEQIEEEQLEDDGSVHFSEGEGMPRRFRHDRGDIQEDRKLQRCRAQQAGPSPQSPPHSTEKFASSGKQVQAGAADRTSSPDSVISKVPLRLQIKVCGQRGSLGISIAGGKGSLPYKERDEGIFISRVSKGGPSEKAGVHIGDRVLEVNGLDMLQVSHHEAVTVLRNAGSCIKMKVMRERTIPRLHACRAQQESTVAVTAETDILMSWQLVDLEDGRQRPKAKQPGSEPSVDCDLTKRIAAGICNGNGGVSGVDH, encoded by the exons atggcg GGGTGTAGAAATGCTCAGGCTAACACATCCTCCAGTCGCAGCAGTAGCCACAACTGGCCCATCTCTGGCCTGCGCTGGGTGGGAGCCTCCAAGGAGCTCCTGCATGGGGGCCTCAACCTGTTCCCTGTCAATGACAGCGTGAGGGGACACTGCTCCAGTCCAGAGAAGGATGCTGAGCAGATCGAGGAGGAACAGCTTGAAGAC gATGGTTCTGTCCATTTCTCTGAGGGAGAGGGGATGCCCAGGAGGTTCAGGCATGACAGAGGAGACATCCAGGAGGACAGGAAACTGCAGCGATGCAGAGCTCAGCAAGCAGGGCCCAGTCCCCAGtcccccccacatagcactgaaaAGTTTGCTAGCTCTGGGAAACAGGTCCAAGCTGGGGCTGCCGACAGGACCTCGTCACCAGACTCGGTCATCTCCAAAGTGCCCTTAAGA CTACAGATCAAAGTTTGCGGCCAGAGGGGCAGTCTGGGAATCAGCATTGCAGGAGGGAAGGGCTCTCTGCCTTACAAGGAGCGTGATGAG GGCATCTTTATTTCCAGAGTGTCGAAAGGAGGGCCATCAGAAAAGGCGGGGGTCCATATTGGAGACAGAGTACTGGAG GTCAATGGCCTGGACATGCTGCAGGTCAGCCACCATGAGGCTGTCACTGTCCTGAGGAATGCCGGGAGCTGCATCAAGATGAAAGTCATGAGGGAGAGGACTATCCCGCGCCTCCATGCCTGCCGGGCCCAGCAGGAAAGCACTGTTGCCGTCACCGCGGAGACGGACATTCTCATGAGCTGGCAGCTTGTTGACCTGGAGGATGGACGCCAGCGACCCAAGGCCAAGCAGCCAGGTTCGGAGCCCTCTGTGGATTGTGACCTGACCAAGAGGATTGCGGCTGGAATCTGTAACGGCAATGGAGGGGTGAGTGGAGTTGACCACTAA